A window of Pantoea agglomerans contains these coding sequences:
- a CDS encoding transporter substrate-binding domain-containing protein, which yields MKKVNAIFLALGLMSSAHALAAETLRYGLESQYAPFESRNAQGELEGFDIELGKAICATGNFDCHWVESSFDALIPALQAKKFDAINSAMNITEARAKSIDFTKPIYRIPSMLIVKQGEKLQPTAEALKGKNIGVLQGSIQETYAKKHWESQGVTVTSYQDQNQVYNDMVAGRLDGTLVMSAAGQSGFLDKPQGKGFAFAGKAVEDDAILGSGIGFGLRKGDTKLKQALDAAITKIQDDGTVKKLAEKYFPGIDVSTTK from the coding sequence ATGAAAAAAGTGAACGCGATTTTTTTAGCGCTGGGCCTGATGAGTTCGGCGCACGCGCTGGCGGCGGAGACGCTGCGTTACGGCCTTGAATCGCAGTATGCGCCGTTTGAGAGCCGCAACGCGCAGGGCGAGCTGGAGGGGTTCGACATTGAGCTGGGCAAAGCCATTTGCGCGACCGGCAATTTTGACTGTCACTGGGTAGAGAGCAGTTTCGACGCGCTGATCCCGGCGCTGCAGGCGAAGAAGTTCGACGCCATTAACTCGGCGATGAATATCACCGAGGCGCGGGCGAAGAGCATCGACTTTACCAAGCCGATCTACCGCATTCCGAGCATGCTGATCGTGAAACAGGGCGAGAAGCTCCAGCCCACCGCTGAAGCGCTAAAGGGCAAGAATATTGGCGTGCTGCAGGGCTCCATTCAGGAGACCTACGCTAAAAAGCACTGGGAAAGCCAGGGCGTAACCGTCACCTCCTATCAGGATCAGAATCAGGTCTATAACGATATGGTTGCGGGCCGTCTGGACGGGACGCTGGTGATGTCCGCCGCCGGCCAGTCGGGCTTCCTCGATAAACCGCAGGGCAAAGGCTTTGCCTTCGCCGGCAAGGCGGTCGAGGATGACGCGATTCTCGGTTCCGGCATCGGTTTTGGTCTGCGTAAGGGCGATACGAAGCTGAAGCAGGCGCTGGATGCGGCGATTACCAAAATCCAGGATGACGGCACGGTGAAGAAGCTGGCGGAGAAATATTTCCCCGGCATCGACGTCAGCACGACAAAGTAA
- a CDS encoding pyridoxal-phosphate dependent enzyme, producing the protein MAISISTPLIHSLPLSQQSGCSVWLKMESSQPTGSFKLRSAAHICRYYASQNAKAFVSSSGGNAGIAVAHSGRKLGVPVTVVVPETTSARARQLIEQEGARLVVHGKVWSEANDYALSLATDEIFYIHPFDNPLLWEGISTIVDEVINEGVRPDAVILSVGGGSLLSGLAQGLEKHQLSHIPVYAVETYGTASLNASLNAGRLVRLDSVSGIATTLAASQVCENAFKVACRGNVTSLLVSDEEATSACRRFLDDHRVLTEPACGVSLSLLYDRKIRFSPTDNVLVIVCGGASVTVESLLG; encoded by the coding sequence ATGGCAATAAGCATCTCTACCCCGCTGATCCACTCTCTTCCATTAAGCCAGCAGAGTGGCTGCTCTGTCTGGCTGAAGATGGAGTCCTCCCAGCCAACCGGATCGTTTAAGCTCCGCAGCGCCGCGCATATTTGCCGTTATTACGCCAGCCAGAACGCGAAAGCATTTGTCAGCTCCTCCGGCGGAAATGCCGGTATCGCGGTGGCGCACAGCGGCCGCAAACTGGGGGTGCCGGTTACGGTGGTGGTGCCCGAAACCACCTCTGCCAGAGCCCGACAGCTGATTGAGCAGGAAGGCGCACGGCTGGTTGTCCACGGCAAGGTGTGGAGCGAGGCGAATGATTACGCGCTCTCTCTGGCGACGGATGAGATCTTTTATATTCACCCCTTCGATAACCCGCTGCTCTGGGAAGGGATCAGCACAATCGTGGATGAAGTGATTAACGAGGGCGTTCGCCCGGACGCGGTGATTCTTTCCGTGGGCGGTGGAAGCCTGCTGTCTGGCCTCGCCCAGGGTCTGGAAAAGCACCAGCTGAGTCATATTCCCGTCTACGCCGTTGAGACTTACGGCACGGCCTCGCTCAACGCCTCGCTCAATGCTGGCCGACTTGTGCGTCTTGATAGCGTCAGCGGGATTGCCACCACTCTGGCGGCCAGTCAGGTATGCGAAAATGCCTTTAAGGTTGCGTGCCGGGGCAATGTGACCAGCCTGCTGGTTTCCGATGAGGAAGCCACCTCAGCCTGTCGGCGATTTCTGGACGATCACCGCGTGCTGACCGAGCCGGCATGCGGGGTTTCTTTATCCCTCTTATACGATCGTAAGATCCGCTTTAGCCCGACTGATAATGTGCTGGTGATCGTGTGCGGCGGAGCATCGGTCACCGTGGAGAGTCTGCTCGGATAA